The Primulina huaijiensis isolate GDHJ02 chromosome 6, ASM1229523v2, whole genome shotgun sequence genomic sequence TGCTAGATGACAGTTCTATTTCTTTTGCTATTTGCAGGTGATCTTCATTGGAAAATAGTGTCTGTATACATAAACAGAATGGGACAGGTAATCTTTAGTTCTATCGTGATCGACCCATCGATCCTATTTTTGAGTCACTTCGGATATCAGATCACACTTTAGACTGTATGGATATCGTGGAAACTTCTTTCAAGCACAGAGGAGTTAAAGTGTTTACATTGTATCTGCTTTTTTACACTTTGATCTTTTGATCCATAATCAGAATATCTTTCAAATTTGGCAGGTGATGCTCAAGATGAAGAGTAGACATGTTGTTGGGACCATtactaaaaagaaaaagagtgaGTTTATGTTTCTTTATTTGTTATCTACAATTTTATATTCTTGCTTTTGTCTTTTCAGTGATGATGAGATCATAATCTTAGGATGTGGGGCTTTTTTTCTATGTTGGATTTGAGAAAGTAGAGAGTGAGATCTAAgtggaaatttaaaaataaaaagttgcAATCTTTGTCATCTTTTGGAATTTCAGATATAGTCTTGGAGGTGTTGAAAGACATCCCGCCATGGGCCGGTCGCCATCTTCTGGAAGGCAGCGAGCACCGGAGATATTTCGCGTTGAAGACAGTTGCACGAGGAGTAGTCGAGTTCGAGTGTAGGAATCAAAGAGAATATGGTATGTGGACTCAAGGGGTTTCAAGATTACTTGCAATTGCAGCAGCAGATAAGAACATCAGACACAAGATCTGATGCTTTCTTGAAAATGTCAGCGACAAAAAAACTCGATCAAATGGATTTTTAGTCTATCTTATCCTTCTAGAAGCATATTTCTATCCTTTTGGGCTGTGGACTAACAATATATCTTGGGTGGTTTTTTTTCACCTCGTGTTTTCGTTGTAAAAATGGGAATTTAAGATTGCTTACTGAAATGGAGTCTTTTTTActtggtcattttgggtttgtatattttgaaggaaaaagctAGAAAACAACGTGAATATAGTCTTTCTATGCTGTGGAAAAGAAGAATTGTGGATTGGATCCTTGTGCTGGGGTTTGTTTGGTCAAAAAGGAGAAGAgggcctttttttttttttttttttcagaattatataaatataaacacaaataaatatataaaaataaagaacaaTACAATACAAGCACGTAATCTAGATTCTATATCCTTTTATGGATTGGCTTTAGATCAAGTCAAAGTCCTTGGGCTGATGTGTCGAAATCTAAAATGTAAGAATTTGAACAATAGTAGGATAACATGACAAAATGAGGAAGACATCCAAAGAAACGAGGTTTACTAATCAAGGATTAATCTATGCTTGTCTGCTTGGCCATCGATCAGTCGTCCCCGCCCATGATGGCGAGAAGATATAAGAACAAGTTAATTATGTCGAGGAAGAGGCACATAGCAGCGTCGATGTACTCGTCGTAACTAAACCTCTTGATCAGATTATCAGTgtcatatataataaaaccaGAGAAAACCAACGCTCCTACGCATCCAATCACCTGCTCCCCTAATCTCCCCATGGGAAACACAATCTGTTATCCGATACACCAAATTAAATCCGATTTAGTACAAGGTATCAATATAGACACACACGGTTTGCATGCATCATTATTATCAGATAGGCACTTTAAGAAATGAACAAGACAAACCAAGGATGGTAAATTCGATTCCAACATCGATCAGACTCATGGGCCGCCGGATGCATGAATTTTCCAACAAAGATATAAACGTTggacaaatcaagaaaatgcaAAATAGTACGATATAAAGAATGGTATTTCTACTTCAGGGAAAGAAATTTCGCACCTAAACGCTAAAAACGGATTCTTTTTTAATCATATGATCATGATGGATATAGTTATGAAAAGAATTTAGATACAAAAGGAAGGTGACAAATGAACAAACATACCCGTAGAAGTCCGAAAGCAATTAATAACAAGAGAGCGCAGAGTAAGAAGGGTCCCAAGAAACTAAAATCGCAACCTCGTTTAGCCGCGACAAATGTGAAAATAGTGAGAGCAATAGTGACGAGGAGTGTTAGACCAGCAGCTATCAGCACAGCTTCACCTATCCATGAATTACAATTTATAAGCATTGAAATATAACACTTAATGCAAATTTTCCCATTATGATCACACAAAATCAACAAATCTCCACAAcatatttttgggttttagatAATGTTTCCTAATGattctttataaattttttttttaaaccgaCAAGAAAGGAGTAGAAGGATTCCAACTGTCTAAACTTTAAAATCGTTAATTCTAttcatttttatcaaaattttttatgcatatttaGTTACTCATTCCAAATGCTTATANTACCTGAATTGTTTATCCTCCAGTTCAGTCTTTCGACAAAAATCTGTAATCCCGCTCTAATTTCGAAGTCCTATTCCTCACACATACACATACATCAAGGATGGGAGATCATGAATGCGAACATTACCTTTCTTCTGAGTGCAAACAGCACCGATCATTAAGGACATAGCAATGGTGAAGAGAAACAAAATGACATAGTTCCATGGATGTCGTTTGCTGAAACAAAACATCATCATGCACACTGcattcaattcaagaaaatcatcaataacttcttcttgtttttttgtttgtttttgtaaCATTATAAATCAAgcaaattataattaatttgtgtGAATCTCGATTAGTACACTATCAAaagtattaaaatattaatttaattcccATAATTGCACCCATGCATACGTTCATGAAAATGGTTTATTCAAGAGaaatacaaattattataaacatacaaatctttGTGCCCATATATCTTTCTTGGAAATAATCAGGAATGATTTGTATATTGTTTGAAAAATTCTAATACATGCCAATGttcatgaaataattttttttaaagatttgactCACAAACGAAGGTAAGAACCATGGCCGCGATCATGACGTAAAGCCCGTTCGGAGTTCTCATAAATTCTCGAACCGGATGAACCAGAAACATGGCAATAGCGACCCCGAAAGCCAGAAGTAACTGCACGCACAGGATGGAATAAACTTTGCGGATGAAACCCCATCGCATCTGCGGATCCTCTACCATGCCCGGGTACAATTGCCCGGCGTTCCCCAATTCGACGTCTCTTTTCCCATAAAATGTTGCCATTCTTTCAACCCTTTTCCTCCAAGTTTTGAGATATATTGTATTTCTGGGTTTAATTTCTTTCTCTAAGTTTTTGGATTTTGTTGATGATTAATGCGTGAATCAACCCTGAAAACGAAAAGGGTTGATATGTTGTTGTTTAGATTGAAACTAGGAATCTGAAAAATTTGTGAAATTAATGGAAGATGGCAGGAAAACAGAGTTTTGATTCCGAAAGTCTAGGGATTTTACGTGAGAATATTGATTGATATGGAAATAAATATCagattggtttttttttttaaaaaaaaaattttggtatcTATGATTCTGTATTGTTTTTATCTATTCTATATTTAGAGGGAGAATTTAGAGCGATTAAATTTTAACAATTTTCAGCCAAtggataaaaatattgtttcacTTCATAGATAAGGGATTTAACATTAGGCATGTAAAGAGGCCTGTTCCGCACCGAATTAAACCAGTTCCGGATTGGAGGGTGATGAAACCGAACTAATCTTATTTGATATTGTATTCCAGATTTAATGGATTGAAACTGTAGCAAATCCAAAACCGAAATCGAATTAAGCTGGAttgaaatcatatatatatatatttttttaaaaaaaacattatgtaTCTAAATAAATTAGATCTAAATTTCATGtcaattcttaatttctttgattATTATCTATCATATACACATAAATATAGTGTACATGCTATCTAATATAGATGTATGAAACTGATCTTGGACAATTCACGATTGATGTTGTATTCGATTCAACCCTGAACCAACATTAgtttatttaaacttaaaatgtGAAGCATTGTGAATATCTAACCCGACAGTTTAAAGAGACGAGGTTGTGACCTTCTACTccttttaattattttcgtttttaatgATGTGAACCCGGTACttcaatcatttttttcatcattataaaaaaaacttgggTTGTGAGTCTCGATCGActcttcaaaaattattttttcgattttacCGAGAAGTAGGGGTTGTGAGCGTCAAACTTATGGGAATTTATGGAGGTGCCGGGGTTGTGAACTCCGAtcctttaattattttttcgatttttttaaaaagagcCGTGATTGTGAGCCTCGACCCATAGATaatatttttcgattttatttaGGAAGTGGGGTTGTGAACATCAGtcaatcaattatttttttcgatTGTATTACAAGAGATGGGGTTGTATGTAGTATTATTTTCCATTTGATCGAGGAGTCGGGGTTTAGAACCCCTGTCATTCAATGcaaaaaacttttgtgagacggtctcacgggtcgtattttgtgagacggatcacttatttgggtcatcgatgaaaaaatattattttttatgctaagagtattactttttattgtgaatatcggtagggttgacccgtctcacagataaagattcgtgagaccgtctcacaaaagacctactcgtcattcaattattattattatttttttattgaggaGTCTGAGTTTTGAACTTCTTTccttgaattattatttttattttataaaaagaatCGAGTTTGTCACCCTCGACCTTCAATAATTTTTTCGATATTATTGAGAAGCCTAGGTGGTTGTTGTGAACCCTGGtcattcaattaatttttttgattttataaaaagaACCGAGGCTTTGAGTCTCGACccctaaataatattttgtgattttattgaGAAGTCTGGTTCGTGAACCCTGattcttcaaatatttttttttttattttataaaaagtgTATGGGTTGTAAGTCTTCGACTCAATAGTTTTTCTCTATTTTATTGAGGAGTCAGGGTTGTGAACTTCGAtcctttaattatttttttctattttgtaAAAAGAGTCGTGGTTGTAACCCTCGACCGCTCAAgaaatttttatcttattttattgaggagtctgttagagtagatgccctgcaagccaactgttggctagggattttattgactcagttgtaataaacaatctttattttaatataatttaacttttaacgGTTTCGTTTCACTTTATCTTTATACTAAtgcgatcagcatagataaagtccttgattatgctttaatacaaatgaatcgtaattcgatgttgaaactcatttgtaaacactgcatattctaacttcgttcctaatcgattcagccgcctaaaacatggataaaggtcacATGAGCtcaagactagcatctgtgatgttgtgtactgcgtttcttggtaaatgcatagagatgtccaaacatgcagatgggtagtcatatgatgattataccgaacaaccctccctcggactttccaagtggttatcattcatcgagaggataagcccgtggttatgattgtacacaaTCAGTCCTTACGACCTGGggcaacactgaggctctatatgctagggctgtgttttgactcgtttaccggctccatgagagtcatcaggtggcgaggttggatatagttgcgacacatataggagccagtgcattgtagtcggggattcaccgctcacctacgggtgtggataacctatgtgatctaatgaaataatagtgcgtgaaatctctggccagagtatgagatgtacgttggagaaggagttctccaataatacatgcgatgccactatttatatgtgtcacatagttatcaaattattatgcgaccctcgatgaaccaacggttgcagattcgatctggatatatgagatgaagggaccatactgtatgttaatcataatcgactggtggttgcaggcactatcagtgatacctagggaatcatggggcgatgctactagacgctcttacgaTGGTTCGATGGGCTTAATcataaatatgatttctgacattctcattatcaattgttgatacatagaatgaggcAAATAAGGGttagcccgaataaaggattatggcctgaatcacaaggagttgtgaacccacggctagctgtatccctgaaccattgagggtcacacaagcactggatcgtttgttctcgttgagataataaattcaaggagttgaatttatattatgatatagtaaattcaaggagttgaatttatgataattaattttgagaaaataaattcaaagagttgaatttatgatatagtaaattcaagaagttgaatttatgaaatttggagataataaattcaaggagttgaatttataaaatttgataatttaatttattaaactcaaatgttgagtttattaaatatcaaattttggaggtggtaaattcaaggagttgaatttataatttaaatattaaattcaaatgttgaatttataatgtatttaatttattgagctcaaaagttgagtttattaaatattaaattttggaggtaataaattcaaggagttgaatttataatttaaatattaaattcaaatgttgaatttataatggatttaaattaaatgtaatgagtatatgtataatgtgtttgtaggagtacaagaccaacatactgTAAGGCCCGGGATTTTATCATTTTGCTccgattatttaatttatgaattttggaatgttgagtcatattccatggttttaAAATTCCttaggattgaaatggaattaaaagGAGTTATTGAGGGCTGAATTGCAAATAATGAAgaattcaggggctaaagtgcaatatTGGATTTGAGTGGACACTTGTCTTCGCCATGTGTTTTGGAGGTATATAATTTCATCTCCTTTAGCAATTCCAGGGAAGAAAATAGAGAATCCCATAGAAATTTCCTCAAGGTTCTTAATAGCTTAGATTTTTGATTTTGCAAGTACCGGCGATCCGATTTTTAATCCGAGCACAGTTTTGAAATCCCCTCGTCAAGAactacacaaggacgtaagtttcattgatttctagcatggtttgaaatttacGCATTGCAGAAATtgtgatttgattattattatgtgttctggaaaTACTGGtaatcgtagaatcgaaaccggatcgaaaaaCGGACCGTTTATGCACTTGTTatcatttttcagattatatcgATTGATATTGAGCAGATTTGAATTATGATtgtatttgttgagattatgagttGCTAAGATTGTTGATTGATATTGAGTTGCCGAGGGTATgtcgagattgtaccgttatgccgtcagaatttgataaaattgagattgatcaatcatgACGTGATTTGAATTGTATATTAATATGGTACTTCTCGAATGTCATTCCAGATTGGTATTGAAGATTTTAAAGACAGAACAAAGCCGAACCCcgagaaaagaaaggtataaaccaatgttaaccgggagatcgactcgagttagatttgacttgagtttccctaaaaccacgtacttatttgctattgttttcaaatatttgaattcattgcatttatatgcttgttctattgatttgtAGAAAGCATGAGTTAGACGATTGATTTAAGACatagagtctttggcagaggtgccacgTCACTTGACGTTTgttttatatcgatgttgcttagaaTGCAGATCAGCTTCTATTGCAAAGATTCGATATAGTGtaccaaagtctgggaataagaacgtaccactaTCTAGCTGAGGAGAGTAGATGAGTttttgcgttcttattcaacgGGGATCCCAAGACTAGGCCAgattgagtcgagtcaaagaataagaattCGAGTTTGATTTACTGAATTGTATCGATTATGTTTCATAGTTTCTGTTACATGTTTTATCGATTATGTTTAGatgtttttaataaatgtatatgattttatacaatgcatgtttcgttgttttatactgggattatattctcactggagttatccggctgttgttgtgtttgtatgtgtgcatgacaacaggagAGACTgaatcagggtcaagaagaggatgagagatcgagattagagtggtgattccggactttgatgtagatttagtttcagcacttgatgtatagttgttgaaccctagtttgaatgtattttgtacaagacttgtatttTTATGTTGACATGTATATTAGACTGATTTCATTACGTACCAcatttgtatataaaaaaaaaaatttagacctagtttaattaattgatccattgattcccaaagaatgattaagaagatgattagcgtcctgGTCCCCacacatacatattattaagattcttaattggactttaaaagattaattaattaattaaactagttggactagaataattaattgattaagcccattaagtatttaattttattaatggactctaagcttatatatatgtgtattaggcttagagTTAAAtacaattcattcacaatttttcgaaaaaccctagcctccactaTACTCCAATTTTCGAAAAACTCTTCcctttttctctcaaaatttcggcctatcaaagagaatttgatttatgcCGCCTCTCGATTTTTAATCTCCAACGATAAATCCTTCTATATTTTCTAGTACAAATTTgaagaggaacaagtaatcCAGTCGTAGACCGGATTAGGAGATTGAAGAAAGAAGATTTGAAGAACATATGTGAGATTTACAAAAAAGCTATGTTCGCTTATACCGACGTAGTTGGAGTCAAGTGAAAATTGTTCACCaaaggtaaaagttttaaacatcctatgtatgtttaatcataaaatcatacgagtgttcaaaacaaatatattttgattgtcaaaataaaataaaaatttttaaacttccgctgcgttttgggcacgagaaaaccgagacaAAACATAGTCAATGTTGTGAAAACTGGTCCTCCaattattttttctatattttataaaaagagCCGATGTTGTGAGCACGACCCctcgatatttttttttttgattttggAGTTCTGAACCCGAGTACTTCAATTATTTTTATCTGTGTTATAAAAAGAGCTGAGATTATGAGCTTCAAcccctaaataattattttaaattttattgaaaaGTCGAGGTTGTGAATCTCGGtctttcgaattttttttaaaatttataaaaaatgcCGGAGTTGTGAGCCTTCTTctattcaataatttttttccattttatcgAGGAACTGAGGTTGAAAACCTAAATCCTTCAATCattttatcaattttataaaaagaGCCGTGATTATGAGCCTCGACccatagaaaatatttttcaatttcattGAGGATTCGGGGTTGTGAACCCCGATCCTtcaattatttttatcgatTTTGTAGAAAGAGCCGGGTtgtgtgtaattttttttcgattttattaaGGAGTCGGGGTTGAGAATGCCGatcattcaataatttttttctattttataaaaAGAGCTGATGTTTTGAGCTTCAACCCTcgatatatattttgtttttaaattttagtgaCGAGCTGGGGTTGTGGACCACgatccattaatttttttttgacaatatAAAAAGATCTAGGGTTTTGAGCCCCGGTCCCTCAATAATTATTTTCGATTTTATTGAGGAGTCAGAGTTGTGAActccttcaaatatttttttggattttgtaAAACTACTCGGGGTTATGAACCACGATCcttcaattattttttctattttaaacaAAAAGAGTCGGGGTTGTGTGCCTCGACTCTTCGAtaatttttatcaattttattgAGAAGCCAAAGTTGTAAACCTTGATCTTTCAAgtatttttttcgattttataaaaatattcggGGTTGtgttaatatgttttttttaaatattttataaaaaagacCGGGTTGCGAGCTTTGACCCCTCAataattttttcgattttatcgaGAAGCCGTGGTTGTGAACTCTGGTCCTTTCCATTATTTTTTGAGAATTTATAAAATGATCCGAGGTTGTGGGCCTTGACCCCTACaatgatttttttcatttttattgagGAGTCGAGGTTGTGAAATTCTCTCCTTCAGTTATTTTTTCGACTTTACAAAAAGAACTGGGGTTATGAGTCTCAAcccctcaaaaaaaaaaaaatttgggaagaaCTCCGGTCTTTCCATTATTTTTTTCGACTTTATAACAAAGCCGGAGGTGTGTGACTCCAcccatcaataatttttttcaattttattgagAGACAGGATTGTGAACTCCAAcccttcaattatttttttgattttataaaaagaTCCGAGGTTCTGATCCCcggtttttcaattatttttttcgaCTTTATAAAAACAACCGCCGGTTGTGAGTTTCGACCTCTCAATAATCtttttatgtttattgatgagTCCGGGTCGTGAACCTCGATCctctaattattatttttttacttcttACAAAGAGCGCGGGTTGTGAGTCTCGAGCTCTCAataatttttttcgattttattgaGGAGTTAAGGTTGTGAACCATGAtccttcaaattttttattcctGCAAAAgccaattaatataaaattatttctttttttttaaaaaaaaaacttaatgatTTTACGACAAGCGATAACATTATTAATATTTTGGAGGCTGGATCAGTGTATGTTAAAGTTAAAAATTAGTTACATTGAGTGTTGAAAGAGTTGAATTGAGATTTACCTTATTTTTCGTTGTGCATTTGCcactaattattttaattttagcaCACCAAAAAACTGTTTCAATTTAATTAACGAATAAATTTaactgattaatttttttttcctttatattttgtttttcagAGTTAACAAAGGAGGAAGAATGTGCTTTTTTCACACTCAAGTAAtgtttcaagaaattgcatttttcaattttaactatatttgtttgaaataataaatttaaaaatatagttaGTGTTTGCACAATATTGATATTTGCGAGCGTGTCAGGTGCGAAGTTCCACCAACTTGtgtgaaaaacaataaaatctaacttctaactaTTCAAGCGACATGAATTCTAAATTCAACCATCAGTTCTAGTCTCCTAAAACAAATGCAATgccaaaatgaagaaaactaATAGAAATTGATGGAAATAAATCCCTAACATACTTTTGAATTTACAAAAACTGAAGGAATTcatcaaaacatgaaaaatatagtAAATTATTGCTGAAATCTAAAACGAGAAGACCTAGAATGCTAGAACAACTACTGGAAAGCTTGAAAACTAATGCTTGAAGACTGAAAATTAGCATAGAGCTTTTTTGCAGATTTTTGTGCGTAGAATTGTGTGTAGAGAGTTGTGTGTGTTTCTGTGCTGCTTAATTATCACTATTTGTTCACGCTTGAGA encodes the following:
- the LOC140979901 gene encoding protein LIFEGUARD 4-like, yielding MATFYGKRDVELGNAGQLYPGMVEDPQMRWGFIRKVYSILCVQLLLAFGVAIAMFLVHPVREFMRTPNGLYVMIAAMVLTFVLCMMMFCFSKRHPWNYVILFLFTIAMSLMIGAVCTQKKGEAVLIAAGLTLLVTIALTIFTFVAAKRGCDFSFLGPFLLCALLLLIAFGLLRIVFPMGRLGEQVIGCVGALVFSGFIIYDTDNLIKRFSYDEYIDAAMCLFLDIINLFLYLLAIMGGDD